In the genome of Methanoculleus sp. SDB, the window AAGGTCGAGGGCGCCATGCTCAAGCTCGGCGACAAGTGGCGGGCAAAGGACTTTGCATCACTGGGTGAGGGCACCGACCGCCTCAAGACGATTATGGAGGCAACCTCCGCCTGCATCAAGTGCTACCAGTGCATTGAGAACTGTCCGATCTGCTACTGCGTGGAATGCAGCACGAAGAAGCCCTATCTCGTGGAGCCCGGCCGGGTACCCCCGCCATTCATGTTCCACCTGATCAGATTCTCGCATATCTCCGACTCCTGCATCAACTGCGGGCAGTGCCAGGAACTCTGTGCCATGGACATCCCCAATGCCCTGTTCATGCACGCGCTTCAGGTGGAGCTTGAGAAGATGTTCGGGTTCACACCCGGTGTAAACATGGATCTGCCGCTGCTCGCGCTTGTCGAAGAACCGACCGAAAGGAAGCGTCTTGCCGACACGGGAAGCGACCAGATCTTCGACATCTTTAAATAATCTTTTTTTTTGCCTTACGGAACGTCCGGAGTGAAAAACGGAAGAGCCCCATCAGTAAGAGCGTGCCTTCCCGGCGACATGCCGTGTATATGCACGGAGAATGTCAGTTGATGTGAGAAACCCGACCAGGGTATCGGATTTTTGCGGATGAACCACGGGCAGGTGATGGATCTCATGGTTCATCATCAGGATGAGCGCCGCCTCAAGCGTGGCGTCGGGAGGAATTGTCACGATATCGTGTGCCATGACAGTACGCACCCGTTCTGGCGGGGTACCCGGTGCCGTGCCGTTCCGCACATCGCCGATCGTGATGATTCCGACCAACAGTTTGTCGTCGAGGACGGGAAATCCCGTGTGCCATGTCTCGTTGATAAGCGAGAGGACGTGTGCACAGGAGTCGTCGGGCGTAAGAGTGATGACGCGTTCGGCAGGCACCATGACATCCCCCGTCCGGATCTCCTCAAGGACTTCAACCCGGTATTCGCCGCGATGTGCCCCCGACTGCGCTTTGGTCCGCACCTGCTCATGAAAGATAGTCTCTTCCCCGGTCAGAATGTACGCAATCGCAACGGCACCCATCGCAGGGATGAGCAGGGAAAAATCTGCCGTCATCTCCACAACCATAATGAGCACGGAAATCGGTGCGTTTGCGATCCCCCCGAACAGTGCAATCATCCCGACGATGACGAATACAGGAACCGTGGCGAGAGGGACGAGCCCGGGCAGGAGCTGATGCAATACGAGTCCCACCGCCCCCCCTGTCGAACCGCCGATGGCGAGGCCGGGTGCAAAAACCCCTCCGCTCCCTCCCGATCCGATAGTGAGTGACGTCGTAAGAATTTTAGCAAAGGGAAGGAGCAGAAGGACGAGAAGCGGGACCATATTATACATCGCAAGCTGCAGGAATCCGTACCCCGTCCCGATGCTGCCGAGCCCGATCATCATGCCCTCGGGGGAGATGTGAGCCAGAAGAATCACGCCGACGCCTATGAGAAAAGCACCGCAGAGCGGTTTGATATGGGGCGGCAGTCCGAACCGGGAAAAGACCGACGTGAATGCCGCCCGGGTTTTGTAGAATGTGCGGATATACAGGATGCCCATCGCGGCGCAAACGGCGCCGAGGAAAAGGAATAACGGAAGCTGCGATACGGTCCAGACACCACCGGCAGAACCGAAGATTGGAGAAAATCCTTCATATGATGAAAAGATGGCATAACCAATGATAGACGACAGAAAAGACGGGACAATCGCCTCAGATTCAAAGTCACGGATATAGAGGATCTCGGCGCCGAGGATTGCACCACCAAGCGGCGCCTTAAAGATAGTGCCGATACCGGCCCCGATGCCGGCTGCAAGAGCAATTCTTCGCTCTCTCGCAGACAGGCCGAGTATGTCGGCGGCAATTGATCCAAAGCCCGCCGAAATCTGGGCGGTCGGCCCCTCGCGCCCGGCACTTCCTCCCGTCGTGATCGTCAGTATGGCCGAAACAGCTTTGACTAGCGGAATCCGCCAGCGGACGCGCCCCTCCCCGTGGAAAGCCCGAATGGCCGCATCAGTCCCGTGTCCTTCTGCCTCCGGAGCAAATGTTGCAACAAGCAGGCCGGATACAAGTGCACCGAAACAGATGAGCGGCAGGAGAAGCCAGATACTGTCAGGAGGCACCCATGAGGCGATTGCCGTGATGCTCTGTCCTTCGTCAGGAAAGCGGTACCCGAGGATGCCGCCCATGAAAAACCGTGTTCCCAGTTTCAGCCCTTCGTAAAAAATGAGGGCACCGATGCCGGATATTACGCCGATAACAACAGCAATGCTCAGAGTGCGTCTCAATGTAGTGTCGGGCCCGACCATGAAATCTACAACAGATTTTCCTGTGCAGATAGATTAGAGTAGTGTTTTTCCGTTCACTCAGGAGTGCGGCAATCGCCTCGAAATCGATCTCCATCATGCCGCAAGGCATCGGCGCGCCCTACGTGCCGGTTTGATAAATCCTCCCGCGACAGGATATCCTGTCATGTAAAGAGAGAAGGTCTTTATAAGCGATTTGGTCGTGCATGTTTTTTTGTACTACGATTTCCCTTCAAATGCGTACACAAAGAAGGAAATACATCCAAAAATGTCCCAATTAGGGTAACTAATTAGAAACCTTTTAATATCATTCAAAAATATGATTAAATTGACCTATACAAGTTTAATACGTTGTTGGTATAGGTAGGACTTTAGAGAGGTGTATTAACATATGGTGTTCCATCCTCCAGTAGCGATTGTCGCTAAAGCCGGGGATGCCGGCAAGTACAAAGTCGGCCTCAGCCCGGTAAACATGCTTATCCGTGGATTCATGGCAGGAGCATATATCGCAATCGGTGGCGCCCTTGCAACAACCTGTTTCACCGGTGTGGCAGCCACACTCGGTGCAGGTATGGCAAAACTGATTCTCGGTGCCGTGTTCCCTGTTGGGCTTATTATCATCATCCTTACCGGTGCAGAACTCTTTACCGGTGACGCAATGATCGCCCCCATGGCAGCATTTATCCACAAGGTAAGCTGGGCACAAGTTCTGAATCTGTGGGTGTGGGTATATATCGGAAACCTCATCGGTTCCATCGTATACGCCTACATCATGGCATACGGGCCCTTCACCGGCTGGGACGCAGCAGGTGTGGCAACCGTCAATGCATTCGGCATCAGTGCGGTCAACATTGCAATTGGAAAGGTCGGTTATGTCGGCGGTGCCGCAACCTGGTCCTGTTTCCTCAAAGCAATTGGTTGTAACTGGCTCGTCAACCTCGCCGTCCTGCTCGGTATTTGCGCAGACGACCTGATTGGTAAGTTCTTCGGCATCTGGTTCCCGATCATGGCCTTCGTTTCCTCCGGTTTCGAGCACTGTGTCGCGAACATGTACTTCATCCCCGCCGGGCTCTTCTGTTCAGGGTTCCTCAATCCGGAACAGGTGGCTGCTGCCGGACCCAAGCTTGCCAACCTGAGCTGGGTTACTATGTGGACCAACAACCTCATCGTGGTTACCATCGGTAACATCGTTGGCGGTCTCTTCTTCGTAGGTGTCATCTACTGGGTGACCTTCCGCAAGGAAATCGAAGCACTGAAGTAAGAGCGACCCGATGAAAATTGGAAATGTCAACGTGAGGATTTCGGCCGTCAATATGGCGGTTTTCGGAATCTTCACCCTTATTTTACTCTCCTACGTTATTCTCACCAACGACTGGAGAATGCTGACGTGGGGAGTTCCGACCCTCCTTCTGCTGCTCATCATACCCGGGGCACTGAACTACATGAGCCAGGATCAGTATGCTCATCTCGTGCCCGTATACGAGGCGGAGGCGAAGAAGGTCAGTATCAAGGCGGTTAATGCCAGTATGCTCGGGCAGCCGGTCCGGTTTGAAGGAGTCGTCGAAGAGACGCACTTCAAATATCTGAACCGACCCCAGTTCCGTGTTGCAGACAGGAGCGGGGAAATCTCGGTCAAGATGTTTACACCCCCCAAAGAAGATATCAATAAAGGGGATGTCGTAGAGGTGCTCGGACAGGTGATGAGGCGGTATTTTGTCACAGGGGATCCGGTTATCAACTGTGTAAACATCCGTAAAATCAACAAACCCGCGAAATCCTGATTTCCTCGATTCGGGGCTGTAAAACTTCCCCCACACGTACGTACGAATTTCCGGGAATCCGCCTGATGTCAGAACCGACTGGGCAGGCCATCCCGGATATTCGTCCCTGTGTCCCGGTTGAGAACGGAAAGGTACTCTTCAAAGAGATGGATTCGGGTGCTGACCGGAAAGGGAATTCCGAGTGTGCTGATGATTGCATCCCCCTGCTCAAGCGTCTGAATTTCGGTATCCATGCCTGATAAATCCTGCTTGGCACTGCCCGCTATCATGGCG includes:
- a CDS encoding chloride channel protein; the encoded protein is MVGPDTTLRRTLSIAVVIGVISGIGALIFYEGLKLGTRFFMGGILGYRFPDEGQSITAIASWVPPDSIWLLLPLICFGALVSGLLVATFAPEAEGHGTDAAIRAFHGEGRVRWRIPLVKAVSAILTITTGGSAGREGPTAQISAGFGSIAADILGLSARERRIALAAGIGAGIGTIFKAPLGGAILGAEILYIRDFESEAIVPSFLSSIIGYAIFSSYEGFSPIFGSAGGVWTVSQLPLFLFLGAVCAAMGILYIRTFYKTRAAFTSVFSRFGLPPHIKPLCGAFLIGVGVILLAHISPEGMMIGLGSIGTGYGFLQLAMYNMVPLLVLLLLPFAKILTTSLTIGSGGSGGVFAPGLAIGGSTGGAVGLVLHQLLPGLVPLATVPVFVIVGMIALFGGIANAPISVLIMVVEMTADFSLLIPAMGAVAIAYILTGEETIFHEQVRTKAQSGAHRGEYRVEVLEEIRTGDVMVPAERVITLTPDDSCAHVLSLINETWHTGFPVLDDKLLVGIITIGDVRNGTAPGTPPERVRTVMAHDIVTIPPDATLEAALILMMNHEIHHLPVVHPQKSDTLVGFLTSTDILRAYTRHVAGKARSY
- a CDS encoding formate transporter encodes the protein MVFHPPVAIVAKAGDAGKYKVGLSPVNMLIRGFMAGAYIAIGGALATTCFTGVAATLGAGMAKLILGAVFPVGLIIIILTGAELFTGDAMIAPMAAFIHKVSWAQVLNLWVWVYIGNLIGSIVYAYIMAYGPFTGWDAAGVATVNAFGISAVNIAIGKVGYVGGAATWSCFLKAIGCNWLVNLAVLLGICADDLIGKFFGIWFPIMAFVSSGFEHCVANMYFIPAGLFCSGFLNPEQVAAAGPKLANLSWVTMWTNNLIVVTIGNIVGGLFFVGVIYWVTFRKEIEALK
- a CDS encoding nucleotide-binding protein yields the protein MKIGNVNVRISAVNMAVFGIFTLILLSYVILTNDWRMLTWGVPTLLLLLIIPGALNYMSQDQYAHLVPVYEAEAKKVSIKAVNASMLGQPVRFEGVVEETHFKYLNRPQFRVADRSGEISVKMFTPPKEDINKGDVVEVLGQVMRRYFVTGDPVINCVNIRKINKPAKS